A portion of the Chrysiogenes arsenatis DSM 11915 genome contains these proteins:
- a CDS encoding Rpn family recombination-promoting nuclease/putative transposase: MSQANNTNQHQEHDSGYKQIFSHPWLVRDLLLGFVKYDWVQELDYETLEPYTETRITDDYRGKYNDCVWRLRFRGEWLYLYLFLEFQSSEDYFMSVRFLTYVGLLYQDIIKSEKLGKGDKLPPIMPLLIYNGTKAWQAPTEVSRLIDPVHPVLRRFTPQLQYFLLDEGRVPSNELETGATNLVAELIKLEMTHPKELRLQVSALAHVIADPKYAEIRRTFAIWLKRLIRRRYPDMEVPEIDEITEESSAMLAERLDMWLKEKRDEGVRIGEMRGLLAGIQRIRSLKYQTIRKLVQRSAPINDIADLVDMPAEKVKQVIDAGEAGIDLIEVDESELRG; encoded by the coding sequence ATGAGCCAAGCAAACAATACTAACCAGCACCAAGAACACGACAGTGGATATAAGCAGATCTTTAGCCACCCATGGCTGGTGCGCGATCTGCTGCTTGGCTTTGTGAAATACGACTGGGTACAAGAACTCGATTACGAGACCCTTGAACCTTACACCGAAACTCGTATTACCGACGACTACCGAGGCAAGTATAACGACTGTGTTTGGCGCTTGCGTTTTCGTGGTGAATGGCTCTATCTCTATCTATTCCTTGAATTTCAGTCGAGTGAAGACTATTTTATGAGCGTTCGGTTTCTAACATATGTAGGACTGCTCTACCAAGACATTATTAAAAGTGAAAAACTAGGTAAAGGAGATAAGTTGCCACCGATTATGCCGCTACTGATTTATAACGGCACCAAGGCGTGGCAGGCACCAACCGAAGTTAGTAGGTTAATTGATCCCGTACACCCCGTTCTGCGGAGGTTTACGCCACAATTGCAATATTTTTTACTTGACGAAGGACGGGTGCCTAGCAATGAACTAGAAACTGGTGCAACGAACTTGGTTGCCGAATTGATAAAACTCGAAATGACGCACCCTAAAGAACTAAGATTGCAGGTGTCGGCTCTAGCCCATGTGATAGCAGACCCAAAGTATGCAGAGATTCGTCGTACTTTTGCCATTTGGCTAAAACGCTTAATCCGTCGCCGCTACCCCGATATGGAGGTACCAGAAATCGACGAGATAACAGAGGAGAGTAGTGCCATGTTAGCAGAAAGACTCGATATGTGGTTGAAAGAGAAGAGGGATGAGGGTGTAAGAATTGGTGAAATGCGTGGGTTGCTTGCAGGTATTCAGCGCATCCGCAGCCTAAAGTACCAAACGATTCGTAAGCTCGTTCAGCGTAGTGCGCCAATCAATGATATTGCTGACTTGGTCGATATGCCTGCCGAAAAAGTTAAACAGGTGATCGACGCTGGCGAAGCTGGTATTGATCTGATCGAAGTGGATGAGAGTGAGCTTAGAGGATAA